The region atgtcggattcctaccgaaaCTCCACTGTGTTCCGACGAGACGTTTTAGTGCAggggaaaataaaatataacctacGAATAGCTCACCATAATTATCTGGAAAGGAAAATTATAATGCTTATTatcagttatatatttttaaacgactttaaaaaaattatcgtttTTTAAGCCTTTTTTGCTCGTGTATAGCATTTTCCTAGCATTACCTGtatgtttgcatgtttgtatctatagtttaattatatatatagtgaagTTGAAGCGAAAAAGATAGACAGAAATCTAACAAATGTCTTATGCTACTTACGCCATAATTCGCTAGCAAGCAACGCCTGGTCGGGAGTGGGCAGGCTGTAAATATATCCGATTTGACATGGATTCCAGTGGTCACACACCTCTCTGTCCGGATCTAGTTCTGTGACGAATTTGTATGTCTGTGGACATTATAGTTAGTTTCTACAAAAAGGTCACCGACGTCCACGCGTGGTACCAACCATGTCTGTAGAAGTTTTGCCTAACCTTaagtgagctggtggtttTCAGAGGTGTCGATCGAAGGGGGAAGATTACAAGGACTGATGAGTGGAAAGTAGGAACGGACTGGGAAgtgtgaggaaaaggaaaaggaaacgggccaaGGAAAAATAAACCGTTTTCAAAATGTCAGATCTAGATAACATATAAAtgggcgaaagtttgtaaggacgtgtgtgtgtttgttgctctttcacgcaaaaactactgaaccgattgcaatgaaatttggtacgtagacagctggacaactggaataacataagggcaactttttatccccgtATACCTACGGCatatggacttacgcaggtAAAACCGCGAgtcgcagctagtatataatatatgcgaggcactagctttcaaattgaaaagattttttaagaatcggttcacccagtataaagttatgaggtaacaaacaaacaaaaataacaaaaatagtcgaattgaaaactttaatttttgaagtcggttgcaATAGAGATACCAAATGGcaataatcactacatagtaNNNNNNNNNNNNNNNNNNNNNNNNNNNNNNNNNNNNNNNNNNNNNNNNNNNNNNNNNNNNNNNNNNNNNNNNNNNNNNNNNNNNNNNNNNNNNNNNNNNNNNNNNNNNNNNNNNNNNNNNNNNNNNNNNNNNNNNNNNNNNNNNNNNNNNNNNNNNNNNNNNNNNNNNNNNNNNNNNNNNNNNNNNNNNNNNNNNNNNNNNNNNNNNNNNNNNNNNNNNNNNNNNNNNNNNNNNNNNNNNNNNNNNNNNNNNNNNNNNNNNNNNNNNNNNNNNNNNNNNNNNNNNNNNNNNNNNNNNNNNNNNNNNNNNNNNNNNNNNNNNNNNNNNNNNNNNNNNNNNNNNNNNNNNNNNNNNNNNNNNNNNNNNNNNNNNNNNNNNNNNNNNNNNNNNNNNNNNNNNNNNNNNNNNNNNNNNNNNNNNNNNNNNNNNNNNNNNNNNNNNNNNNNNNNNNNNNNNNNNNNNNNNNNNNNNNNNNNNNNNNNNNNNNNNNNNNNNNNNNNNNNNNNNNNNNNNNNNNNNNNNNNNNNNNNNNNNNNNNNNNNNNNNNNNNNNNNNNNNNNNNNNNNNNNNNNNNNNNNNNNNNNNNNNNNNNNNNNNNNNNNNNNNNNNNNNNNNNNNNNNNNNNNNNNNNNNNNNNNNNNNNNNNNNNNNNNNNNNNNNNNNNNNNNNNNNNNNNNNNNNNNNNNNNNNNNNNNNNNNNNNNNNNNNNNNNNNNNNNNNNNNNNNNNNNNNNNNNNNNNNNNNNNNNNNNNNNNNNNNNNNNNNNNNNNNNNNNNNNNNNNNNNNNNNNNNNNNNNNNNNNNNNNNNNNNNNNNNNNNNNNNNNNNNNNNNNNNNNNNNNNNNNNNNNNNNNNNNNNNNNNNNNNNNNNNNNNNNNNNNNNNNNNNNNNNNNNNNNNNNNNNNNNNNNNNNNNNNNNNNNNNNNNNNNNNNNNNNNNNNNNNNNNNNNNNNNNNNNNNNNNNNNNNNNNNNNNNNNNNNNNNNNNNNNNNNNNNNNNNNGCAACTCGCCTCGCCATGCTCACGAATACGTAAATGCAGTGTAAGACAAAGTGTTTCATTAACTAGTAAAAGTAGCTATATTTGTCTAACTGTAGTAACcgaatcaatattaatatatataaatctcgtgtcacaatgtttgacctcaatggactcctaaaccacttaaccgattacaataaaattcgcacaccatgagcagttcgatccaacttgagagataggatagtttatattataatttcaattaccaTAAacgactacccgggcggagccggggcgtgcagctagtagattTATAGGATATTGATCCGTCGATATGATATAGGATAAGTGGATAAGTTAGACAACTAGAAACGAAATTAAGTGAAGAAGTGtatactggggtatggggcagatgatatacatctgtttaactgatcgatttttttatggacaagcacgtgcgtccccaccgggaatcgaatccAGAACCCCCGGTTCTACAcacacgcgttaaccactgtaccatgTAGGCGGTCTAGTTTCCTTGGTTTCCCTTCATAATGTATTAATCTTTCGCCTTTTAGAAACGAAATTAATAGCATattttggtttaatttttatcaccaGAAGGATAATACCCGGTCTTTTtgaaggcccatatccttttccttccccttcccagtcctttcctttattcctctcgccaatcctttcttaatcccttcccccCCCCCCAATTTAaggtcggcaatccatttgtagaggcgtaaggtctgcaatcgactttacgcctctacaaatgttcatgggcggtggtagcgcatatcatcaggcgtcccaccagttccattgccgactgtaacataaaaaaaaaaaagcttatgTGGGGACATAGgtccaacacgcagaggccctttgAGAATTTAACCCTAAGAAGACACCAGCCGCAGCCTGCACATGACTGCACCATAGGGATACAGCTCGGGGCGTTCCGCATTACGATTATTGCAAAAACGGAATAAAACTGGACTATGGTATGGaggtatagtatatatttatatgtgtctagtatatctatacttatactataaagctgaagagtttgtttgtttgaatgcactaatctcaggaactactggtccgatttttaaaattctttcagtgttagatagcccatttattgtagaaggctataggctatatatataccacgggcaaagccagggcggaccgctagttattatataactatcaAAACAATAGATTAGATAGGATATTGAATACGGTAATAAAAGGATTAACTCACGATTGCAAAAGAAGTACTTAGTCTCAGCGACATAGAGCTCTTTATCCTCAGCACTCAGACACGAGTCGTACATCACTTGGCTGGGCTCGATGTCGTCATCACACATGAGAATTCCAGAACCGTCTGGTTCTTTCGGCGCGCGGTTCGATGGGCAGCGATAGAGCAGACCTGGCGGGAATTAAATACTCGaaatttaccaaaaaatatgctatgatgagcaataaataatcctacttcttactaatattataaatgcgaaagtttgtaaggatgtgtgtgtgtgtgtttgtcactatttcatacaaaaactactgaaccgatcgcaatAAAGTTTGGTGCGTAGATAGCTTGACAACTGGCATAACacgtaggcaactttttatcccgatattcctacgactgaattaatcaattaatcaattaaaaaaaaattatttaacgggatacagacttaattaatctatatacatctgctataaattaaataattttagtcaAAGCTGGATAACACAATTTAAAGCtcttattttctataaaatcaatatcataACCTTATAAAATCACACGCTTACCCTTCCTTATAATAAGAGGTGGCTTATTCCTAATTTCAGCGATGGTGACCCCTTTCTCACCATTTTGTATGGCTGTCATAATGCGTTTGTACAATGTGGTCCGTCGTTCCTGTTCAGCTATTATATATGGCAATAGTTCTTCTGAAAGGACGTCCACTTTTTTCTTCGCTTCCGCATTTATCTGCGAAGTTTCTGATGTAATACGTTTGTGGGTGCTCCAGGTTGTAGAGGCTCTCTAGCGTGTTTACTATAAAGTGCCTAGGTTTCCTTTCCAGAATGAGTTAAgggatatgtattttttaggATTGTAATTTTTGTGGGACAGATTAACGCGCTACGCcacttatatgtatatttatatatatatgcatgtTCTTACTAGCCTTACCAGCAGCTCCGCCTGCGCGGTCGTAATAtgttttcatggtacaaactttcatcctctgttttatccccttggggtggtaaaatttatcaaaatcctttttaaGCGAATggctacgtcataacatctatctgcatttagaaattaaagactttttattattaaattaacccgtttccccgtgaccacgctcgctgtaaagttttcgaaacgtcgggttaataatataatgaataaatcgcgttaataatccgttaaaaagtctctaatttctaaatgtataatactcgcgtcaaaacaaacacaagaaaatactatatatctGCATGTCAAATCTCAGCCCGATCTGTCGAGTGGTTTGGGccgtgcgttgatagatcactgtCACTCAGTCAGCCCTTtgattaatatatagtatacctacaattatatgtatttgtaattggtgctgaataaagtatattgttaCTATTATTAAACCATTAACCaatatatgcataaaatatcGATACGTCGATGTTCGtgaccggggcgagcgtgcaggaaataaattgatttttcaatttatcagcatgtggataacattacctctgctcaaaacggtgaagaaaaacatcgtgaggaaaccggcatgtccgagaattaaaaagttcgacgacatgtgacatctgccaaccggcacttggccagcgtgctgggtggcctgaaccctcataggaggcctgtgtcccagctctgggaatatatatggctgatgatgatgaaccaATTTATGGTGTCacaaataaggaaaaaatccatcaatatcctttatatatacttactcTATCTGCATccttgttaaattttataccagTCCCATCctgaaaaattaaacagtcAGTTTAAACTTACAGTGTCACCTTGACcattatttaaagtatgagTTTATGCGTTatacacataggcaactttttatctcgatattccggtgaaaccgcggggcgcagctagtataataaaaggttttaaataagtttaaacgGCCGGCAGCAAccttaaaactaataaaaaggGGATTATGTGACACAGTGAACTAGTTGGATCTATCGTTTCATTTtcctttcttttaaataactagcttttcgcccgcggcatTGCCCGCGTAGCCGCAAGAAAGCTAGTTTTGCATGgatcccgttcccgtgggatttccgggataaaaactattatatgtCCGTCTTCTtgttctaagctacctcttCACCAGTTTTCaaccaaatcggttaatccgttcttgagttataaatagtgtaactaacactatctactttcttttatatatatagattatttggAAGATAAAAACCCATGGACGGTTGTAGCTTAAGAAtcacaggacagttctttggaaccattattatgtatacatattacctatgtattaaaatgtaaaattgtcataattcgacaagagcaactacagagtttcttactgactcttctctgtagaaactgctttccgaaccggtggtaaatgttatggCGGTTGATAAGTGCTTCTTTAATGTCCAATtgcttaaataaatgtttgggtTTGAGTTTATCATTACTTGCCTAGGCTGATAATTAAAAGGCaacgtttatttatcaatcaaaATCCAAAAGACAACACAATTTGTTTGTCTATGGGATTTTTCTCTTATATAAAGATCCATCCATGTATACTTCCAAgctcgcgtttataatattaatctacactaatattataaagacgagaactttgtttgtttgtttggttgtaatggctcaaaaactactggaccgattctaaaaattctttcaccattcgaaagctacattatcgaCGAGTAACATacgactatattttattttggaaaaaaatagggttccgtaacatatctttatcaatattctatagcgttgcgaagttcgccgggacagCTCGTAAGATATAAGtagaaatgaaatacataaagtatagataatgaataattctcgatttcaatagaaaaattGACGTACCACAGCCTGTCTTCTCACGATATTGGCGAGATACCGCCCCCGACGCGTCGCTGGCAGCAGGACACTCCCGGGTATGACTTCATCTCCAGACTGTTGAAAAGCAAATgagtatttaatgttttttttttttaataatttatttaacagactattaaataatatatttatgtcaggttcagtagcttttgcgtgaaagagtaacaaacacacacacatccttacaaactttcgcatttataatattagttggaagGATAATTATGTGTACTTATAAAGTCATAGgtagattatatattaatattaaggtCAGTATTAAAGAAACAACCACAACACACGTAATACCCTAGGGCCTAGGCAGTCTAATGGTATCAGGTCATGATTATTGCGATTtacttattatgaattatcCCTCCGGTATTgcgtatatttaaatcttttcgTAATTTATGTTGTTACGGTAACATATTGAACCGACTTCCATGAAGGAGGTTCCCAATAcgattgcttttttatttactagctgacccagcaaacgctgttctgccttacttttatcatttactaGCGCtccgccgcggcttcgcccgtggtacataacaTTCGTAACGGGTACAAAAAGTGTAACGCACTCTTATGAAGTCTGGATATTGCCATATCATGTCAGCGTCAATGAATAGACCTAAGAAATTTGTGGATCAACATTCATCAATGGTTCAGTCGTGTCATCATGAGTTGTTTAGGGTCTTGGCAGAAGAGCATTTTCAGTCACATTGTttctatagtttttttttttattttgtttaatctcTCATTTTTCTTAGATATAGttggaaatttttatatagataaaagatTCCGAAGAAACTGATCTTCGCGGGTTCACCACTAGTTCCAAGGTTAAGGTctgtaagtattatttttgtttctttttttaaataaatatgtatttgatttgatatttggttgtataatttgttttcctCTACTTTTCCCGTTTCCTTTTCGCCACGCTTCCCAatacttttcaatatttccCGCCGTAAATCcattccttatcctttactcCAGTAAAGctggcagcgcattcacagaggcgaCCCGCCTCTGCtctggtgatcacttaccatcacgCGAACCACCAGGCCAgttgaaagaagaaagaaagaaataatgtttatttaacaccaccacatttacacacagttaaattaaaattaaaattaaaaagtgaacttatgactaaacggtgtggtgctaaaaagggtaactactcagcGTGTGCTACGCGTATTGCGCCATGTTGTAGTTGCCCgccatgacataaaaaaaaatacttattctaTCTTATACTCACCGGTGGATAACCGcaataaacagataaataattaaaaccaaataaTATCACAAAAGTTAGTAGCATTGTCAGAACTCTTCGCGAGACTGCCATCAATTGAAACTCggccaattatttttaaaaatcaattagaaATATACTACGCTATTATTGCTttgttagttaaaaatattgccaATTATTGTGGAAAATATTTAGCTATTGTAGctactgaaaataaaatacgatttcTTTCTTCCATTTTACCTCGGATACAATCCGTGAGACACGCCGAGAGTTGTTCTTGTGTGAGTATACATAGCTACTGTAGATGAGATGTCGGCTTAAACCNNNNNNNNNNNNNNNNNNNNNNNNNNNNNNNNNNNNNNNNNNNNNNNNNNNNNNNNNNNNNNNNNNNNNNNNNNNNNNNNNNNNNNNNNNNNNNNNNNNNNNNNNNNNNNNNNNNNNNNNNNNNNNNNNNNNTGAGGATATTTTaacttcattttaaaattatgtccaACATCGTGGAagtcatttttaaaatgtgacaACCTACGACACGGAAGGAGGCGTGTCGTCAAGGTAATTTATGGACGGACCCTGGACCCTAAAACATTCAACACcactaaatattaaagatagtAGATTACAGTTTTTTACaggaataaaaacaacaatatttccACATAAACTTTATTCATCAAAAGATACATTAAAcctatacaatatacattaagataaaaatcaaataatttaagatacCACTGTtggaacatttttttcatCGGTGAAAGAACGCCTCCGTAAgttatagaattattttagttataaacaaaacatgacaaatattaataaatcatcttCAAAAACTTCCTTCAATCTTCATTTACTATGGATACGTCGAATGCTATTAAAACTGATGCCTGGAATATTAATCAAAGcaggtaactgagctggtggttcgcctgatggtaagcgatcaccaccgcccgtgaacagagcagaggttgttgctctgcgaatgcgctaccgtctcctttttcttcttctacccgatttaaaagaaaagcggttaagaaaaggattgacggttggaaagaaggaatggactgggagaggaggggaaaaggaaacggggcTCTGAGACACTGACGTTCATTTCAAAGAAGTTGGTTGCACTGTACCTTGCATCCTTCCACCAAATATCAAAGTCTATACACTCACAATGCAACACATGCATAATAACTGTGTATATtacaaaagtttatatgtttgcCACTGCAGGTATGCGAAACGAGCCCAAATTACTTCCCTTACTTGACCCACTGTTACTCTATTCACAATTTGTATAGATTTCAGATATAATGCTAACAACGATCTATCAGCGTGGTAATGTTAAACTAACGCCGCTATGTCGCTCGCCATATAATGACCTATAGTGGAGCGTGTCGTTTAAAACGGATAAAatctttactatttatttcaaaaaaaaaaaaaaatatatatacgaatCCATAACCTTCATTTATCGGTTggttgaaaagaaaaataaacgaagCTAAACGAGGCAGCCACTCAGTTTACACTGGTTTTAAGAGGCCCCACTGTAGCGATTAGAGAATTTAATCTATTCCAACTATTAAGaactttttgtatgtattaaaaaaaaagtttaatgtaaattaatgttatagatatagttttttcagtatttttcattcatagaTCCATTTAAtgcaattgcaaaaaaataacaaaaaaaaaacttatttaatataacacacTTTACCGTTTATTCGAATcaaaacgaaatatatttgacataTGTCAAaccatattatgtacttaaatatttattataattataatttttcttatcattatgaaatataaaatataatagaatcaGGGCTGCCACAACgcacaaataatttatattgaattcttataatatttatattaattatagaataaatacataaatactagATCCAAAATTAATCAtgtcatacaaaatattctaaatattctGTAGTACACAGCTACAGCA is a window of Zerene cesonia ecotype Mississippi unplaced genomic scaffold, Zerene_cesonia_1.1 Zces_u003, whole genome shotgun sequence DNA encoding:
- the LOC119838451 gene encoding uncharacterized protein LOC119838451 codes for the protein MIWQYPDFIRSGDEVIPGSVLLPATRRGRYLANIVRRQAVDGTGIKFNKDADRINAEAKKKVDVLSEELLPYIIAEQERRTTLYKRIMTAIQNGEKGVTIAEIRNKPPLIIRKGLLYRCPSNRAPKEPDGSGILMCDDDIEPSQVMYDSCLSAEDKELYVAETKYFFCNRERLIHYEGKPRKLDRLHGTVTYKFVTELDPDREVCDHWNPCQIGYIYSLPTPDQALLASELWRK